One Kitasatospora sp. MAP12-44 DNA segment encodes these proteins:
- a CDS encoding FadR/GntR family transcriptional regulator → MTVTDQAIERIKEMIVSGALRPGARLPNESDLSEQLGLSRSSLREAVRALTAMRILVAKQGDGTYVSGLEPHLLLEAMTFAADVSHGHNARQLLQVRRLLEPQAAALAAGLLTAEQLATLAAVLDRSAEAAGIEEFVELDIEFHRTIADAVGNPVLSTLLGILSTHTQRLRIIRGTSHTAARERAHREHQAIWRALASRDAVLAAGASAVHVAAVEDWLTDGAGPRAAGLE, encoded by the coding sequence ATGACGGTCACCGACCAGGCGATCGAACGGATCAAGGAAATGATCGTCAGCGGTGCCCTGCGTCCCGGGGCACGGCTGCCCAACGAGTCCGACCTCTCCGAGCAACTAGGACTGTCCCGCAGTTCACTGCGCGAGGCCGTCCGAGCCCTGACGGCGATGCGGATCCTCGTGGCCAAGCAGGGCGACGGCACCTACGTCTCCGGCCTCGAACCACACCTCCTGCTGGAGGCGATGACCTTCGCCGCCGACGTCTCGCACGGTCACAACGCCCGCCAACTCCTCCAGGTCAGGCGGCTGCTGGAGCCACAGGCCGCCGCCCTCGCGGCCGGCCTGCTGACCGCGGAACAGCTCGCCACCCTGGCGGCCGTCCTCGACCGCAGTGCCGAGGCCGCCGGCATCGAGGAGTTCGTCGAGCTCGACATCGAATTCCACCGCACCATCGCCGACGCCGTCGGCAACCCGGTCCTCTCCACCCTGCTGGGCATCCTCTCCACCCACACCCAGCGCCTGCGCATCATCCGCGGTACGAGCCACACGGCAGCGCGCGAGCGGGCCCACCGCGAGCACCAGGCGATCTGGCGGGCCCTCGCCTCCCGAGACGCGGTGCTCGCGGCCGGCGCCAGCGCGGTGCACGTCGCTGCGGTGGAGGACTGGCTCACCGACGGCGCCGGCCCCCGCGCCGCCGGCCTCGAATGA